Sequence from the Deltaproteobacteria bacterium genome:
CGACGAGTGGGCCGCGAACTACGCGCGGCGGGCCGAGGCCGCGATCCCGGGGCGCGACGGTCTCTACCGACTGTGCTGCAGCGCGCTGCGCGACTTGCCGGAAGGTGCGTCGGTGCTCGTGGTGGGCAGCGGCACCGGCGAAGAGCTGCTGCGACTCGCGCAGGCGCATCCGACGGCGCGTTTCGTATGTCTCGAGCCGGCGGAGGCGATGCGCGCCGTGTGCGAGCGACGCGTTGCGGACGCCGGCATCGCAGCGCGTGTCACGCTGCGGGGCGAGACGCTCGCGGCCTTTGAGACGCGCGAGCGTTTCGCCGGCGCGACCTCGGTGCTCGTCTCACAACACGTCACGGACGATGGCGCCGCGGCTGCGTTCTTCCGCGCGCTCGCGGCGCTGCTCGCGCCCGGCGCGTGGCTGTACAGCGCGGACATCCACCTCGCCGCGGGCCAAGACGAGCGGCTGATGCGCGCCGCCTGGGAAAACCAAGCTCGGCGCGCGGGCTTGGAAGAAGCCGCCATCGAGTACCTGCTGGCCCAACTCGGCGTCGATCCGCGCCTGCGCCGCGAGGAAGTAATCGTTGGATTCCTGCGCGACGCCGGCTTCGTCGACGTGCACAAGCTGTTCGGCGCGACGATCTACGGAAGCTGGGCGGCGCGCAGATAGTCAGCGCACGCAGACGGCTTGCGAGAAAGCGCAGCGACTCGCATCGCGTCGTTCCACGATGTCGGCGCGATCATCGAATGACGACGGTGCGCCTCTCTACCGGAAGCCCTACCGGAGTCGCTCACTCCGTGATGGCGAGCTGAGTCGCGACGTCGGTTCGATAGAGCAACACGGCGGGAATCGCGCCGGCCACCGAAGCCAGCGCAGTCGCGCCGAGCGGCGCGTACGCGAACACGGGATGCCACACCCACGGATCGAGAGCGACGCCGGTCTGCCTGCGCACGATCTCGCGAGCGATGCCGGCGAGCCCTGCGAACACGAGCAGTCCGAGGATCGAGCCCGCGGCGCCGAGCGTCGCCGACTCGAGCACCACCGCGAGCGACAGCCCCGCGCGGCGCGCGCTCCCGTCGCCGCACCCGGATCGGCCCGCCGATAGGCGACGAAACGGTCCGGCGGTGCTGGATTTGTCATAACGTTCGTTCGCGACGCAGCGGGAAATCGCGCTTGTTCTTCCTATCCCCACGATCCGTTGCACGCCGGTCAATACGGCGGGCGTGTCAGCGATCTTGACCT
This genomic interval carries:
- a CDS encoding class I SAM-dependent methyltransferase; amino-acid sequence: MAAYDDEWAANYARRAEAAIPGRDGLYRLCCSALRDLPEGASVLVVGSGTGEELLRLAQAHPTARFVCLEPAEAMRAVCERRVADAGIAARVTLRGETLAAFETRERFAGATSVLVSQHVTDDGAAAAFFRALAALLAPGAWLYSADIHLAAGQDERLMRAAWENQARRAGLEEAAIEYLLAQLGVDPRLRREEVIVGFLRDAGFVDVHKLFGATIYGSWAARR